TTTATTATTCTGATATTAATATTACTTACTTTTTCTTTATTTGTATATGGAATTTTTAAAGGAGGAAATGCAAAATCTATAAGTATTGAAGATGTAAAGAATTTTCTACTATATGGAACTACTGGAAATAAGTTTAAAGATATGTTAATATGGGATGTTAGAATACCTCCGCTAATAACTGCCATAATAGTAGGTGGAGTTTTAGCGGTTTCAGGATTAAAACTACAAACATTATTTAGAAATATTTTAGCATCTCCATATACAACAGGAATATCGAGTGGTGCAGTACTTGGAGTTGCTATTGCTATATTTCTTAGATTTCCATTTACTTCTTTAAATTTTATTTTAAATATTTCTAAACCTAACTATGTAATTGGTGGTTGGATAGGTGCAGCTTTGGCATTGGTTGTTTTATTATTACTTGCTTCAAAAGTTAGAGATGTTACTGGTGTATTGGTTTGTGCATTACTATTTTCATACTTCTACTATGGAATTGAAAGTTATCTTATAACTTTTGCTGAAAATATGCAAATTCAAGAATTTTGGATGCTTTTACAGGGAAGTTTTACTGGTGTTGGATGGAATGACATAAAATTAATGGCTATATGTTCAATAATTTTCTTAATTTCATCATATTTATTATCAAAGTTCTTAAATGCCTTACTTTTTGGAGAATCTTATGCAAAAAGTTTTGGTTTAAATATTAAAAGGGTTAGAATATTAATTCTATTACTTTCTGGATTTATTGTAGGATCTATAATTCCATTTGTAGGTTTAATTCCATTTATTGGTATTGCCTCTCCATATATAGCCAGAATTATTATGAGAACATCTGATCATAGATGGACAATTCCTGCATCAATGCTTGTAGGAATGTGTCTCTCATTACTGTGTTATTTGGTGTCTATAAAGATATTTGCTCCACAGATAGTTCCTGTAACATCAATTTTAGATTTATTAGGTGGAGCATTAGTTGTTTATTTAATATATAGTTCAGAGAAAAAATATAGATTGTAAATTATTATATAATAGTTGTGTGAAATAGTGTTTATTATAAACCATTATTATAAATTAAAAATAAAACTTGTGGGGATATTTATGAAACCAACAGCTTATTTTTGTATGGAGTTTGCTATTCATCAACCTTTAAAAACTTATGCAGGGGGCTTAGGTTTCTTAGCAGGTTCCCATTTTAGAGCGGCTAAGAGATTAAATCAACCTCTTGTAGGAGTTTCAATATTGTGGAGTTATGGATACTATGACCAATTGAGAGATAGAGAAGGTAATATGAAAGTTGAATACATAAGGAAGTATTATGATTTCTTAGAGGATATTAATCTAAAAGTTCCAGTTACTATAAACAATAATACAGTGTGGGTTAAGGCATATAAATTAGAAGAAGATATCTTTGGAACATGTCCAATATATTTCTTAACCACTGATATTCCAGAAAATGATGACTTTTCAAGAACAATAACCCATAGGTTGTATGATGCTAACAATATATTACACATTGCTCAACAGATAGTTTTAGGAGTTGGAGGT
This genomic window from Methanocaldococcus sp. contains:
- a CDS encoding iron ABC transporter permease, with protein sequence MRKIFIILILILLTFSLFVYGIFKGGNAKSISIEDVKNFLLYGTTGNKFKDMLIWDVRIPPLITAIIVGGVLAVSGLKLQTLFRNILASPYTTGISSGAVLGVAIAIFLRFPFTSLNFILNISKPNYVIGGWIGAALALVVLLLLASKVRDVTGVLVCALLFSYFYYGIESYLITFAENMQIQEFWMLLQGSFTGVGWNDIKLMAICSIIFLISSYLLSKFLNALLFGESYAKSFGLNIKRVRILILLLSGFIVGSIIPFVGLIPFIGIASPYIARIIMRTSDHRWTIPASMLVGMCLSLLCYLVSIKIFAPQIVPVTSILDLLGGALVVYLIYSSEKKYRL